One window from the genome of Dioscorea cayenensis subsp. rotundata cultivar TDr96_F1 chromosome 3, TDr96_F1_v2_PseudoChromosome.rev07_lg8_w22 25.fasta, whole genome shotgun sequence encodes:
- the LOC120256847 gene encoding alcohol-forming fatty acyl-CoA reductase-like: protein MEMSVAVKSLDNKSILVTGATGFLAKLFVEKVLRTQPNVKKLYLLVRAHDAISAKTRVEKEVVSKELFDVLREKYGASFDSFFWSKVHAVQGDTTLENIGIRDVNLIEVLWREVDYIVHSAANTRFNERYDVSLSINTLGARNITLFAKECENLRMFLHISTAYVTKEKKGIISEEIPEFDQVLIPELEFELTESKMKELNANCTSKNEIKLYMKELGMERANKFGWPNVYSFTKAMGELQITKFKGNLPVTILRPTIILSTYKEPFPGWIEGIRTIDKFMVSYGEGEIVCFPGHPDAILDVIPGDMVVNAMLAAMTNTDSHFTNNLNIYHVGSSTVNTMNCSLFFEVSYKYFSMHPQIGKNGELITVQKLFFFPTLHAFSMYMFFRFKLPLQGLSLEELSEEKRNQYKKLNQTFNNVMKMAKAYSPYSLMHGIFDDANTTMLRMRMNQEEKELFYFDPKCINWHQFLMEIHIPGVIKHYMDNQCLLRKRARM from the exons ATGGAAATGAGTGTTGCAGTGAAGTCTTTGGACAACAAGAGCATTTTGGTCACTGGTGCTACTGGTTTTCTAGCAAAAT TATTTGTGGAGAAGGTACTACGGACTCAACCAAATGTCAAGAAGCTTTATCTTTTGGTGAGAGCCCATGATGCAATTTCAGCGAAGACGCGAGTTGAAAAagag GTTGTTTCTAAAGAACTATTTGATGTTTTAAGAGAAAAGTATGGAGCTTCATTTGATTCATTCTTTTGGAGCAAAGTGCATGCTGTGCAAGGTGATACCACTTTGGAGAATATAGGCATTAGAGATGTTAATCTCATTGAAGTTTTATGGAGAGAAGTTGATTATATTGTTCATTCAGcagcaaatacaaggttcaatgaaag GTATGATGTTTCTTTAAGTATCAACACCTTAGGAGCAAGGAATATCACATTATTTGCCAAGGAATGTGAAAATCTTAGgatgtttcttcacatctccACAG CTTATGtaacaaaggaaaagaaagggaTTATAAGTGAAGAGATACCTGAATTTGATCAAGTGCTAATTCCGGAGTTAGAATTTGAATTAACTGAAAGCAAAATGAAAGAGTTGAATGCCAATTGCACTTCAAAAAATGAGATAAAGCTTTACATGAAGGAGTTAGGCATGGAAAG AGCTAATAAATTTGGATGGCCAAATGTTTATTCATTCACGAAAGCAATGGGAGAGCttcaaataactaaatttaagGGAAATCTTCCTGTTACTATATTACGTCCAACCATTATTCTAAGTACTTACAAAGAACCGTTTCCTGGTTGGATTGAAGGAATAAG AACTATAGACAAATTCATGGTTTCATATGGTGAAGGAGAAATAGTttgcttccctggacatcctgATGCAATTTTAGATGTG ATACCTGGTGATATGGTTGTGAATGCAATGCTTGCAGCTATGACAAATACTGATTCTCATTTTACgaacaatttaaatatataccaTGTTGGATCTTCAACAGTTAACACAATGAATTGCAGTTTGTTCTTTGAAGTCAGTTATAAGTACTTTTCTATGCATCCTCAGATAGGAAAAAATGGGGAGCTCATCACTGTGCAAAAGTTGTTTTTCTTCCCAACTTTGCATGCTTTCAGCATGTACATGTTTTTTCGCTTTAAGTTACCTCTACAG GGTTTATCATTGGAGGAATTAtcagaagaaaagagaaaccaATACAAGAAGCTCAACCAGACATTTAACAATGTTATGAAAATGGCTAAAGCATACAGCCCTTATTCTCTCATGCATGGAAT CTTTGATGATGCAAATACTACAATGCTGAGGATGAGAATGAACCAAGAGGAAAaagagttgttttattttgatccAAAATGTATTAATTGGCATCAATTCCTGATGGAAATACACATTCCAGGGGTTATCAAACATTACATGGATAATCAATGCTTATTGAGAAAAAGAGCACGAATGTAA